The nucleotide sequence CGCCAAGGCTGAGTGTGAGTGAAGTGATAAGCCCGGCAGCTAGTGCGCTGCCGGGTTGATTATTTGTTTCTACAGCGTTAGTATCTCGCGCCCTATTTCTTGGCTTCCGGGGCGTAGGTAGCTGTCAATTGGAGTTCCACTGAATGGCCCGTATTGCAGGCGTTAACATTCCAGATAACAAGCACACTGTTATCTCGTTGACCTACATCTATGGTGTTGGTCGCACAACTGCACAGAAAGTCTGTGCTGCCGCCGGCGTTAATCCGGCTGCAAAGATCAAAGATCTCTCTGACGAGCAGATCGAGCAGCTGCGTGGCGAAGTTGCCAAGGTTAATACCGAGGGTGATCTGCGTCGTGAAGTGAACATGAAAATCAAGCGCTTGATGGACCTGGGTTGCTACCGCGGCCTGCGTCATCGTCGTGGTCTACCGGTTCGCGGTCAGCGCACCAAGACCAACGCGCGTTCCCGTAAGGGCCCGCGTAAGCCGATCCGCAAGTAATCGCATTCGCGCATCGACAGGAATTTAGTCATGGCAAAACCTGCTGCTCGTACTCGTAAGAAAGTCAAAAAGACGGTGGTTGATGGCATCGCCCACATCCACGCTTCTTTCAACAACACAATCGTGACCATTACTGACCGTCAGGGCAATGCTCTGTCTTGGGCTACCTCTGGTGGTTCGGGTTTCCGCGGTTCGCGTAAAAGCACCCCGTTCGCCGCCCAGGTGGCTGCAGAGCGTGCTGGTCAAGCTGCGCTGGAATACGGTCTGAAGAACCTCGACGTTAACGTTAAGGGTCCCGGTCCGGGTCGTGAGTCCGCTGTCCGTGCTTTAAACGGTTGTGGCTATAAGATCGCCAGCATCACCGATGTGACGCCCATTCCGCATAACGGATGCCGTCCTTCGAAGAAGCGTCGCGTGTAATCAGGAGACAGTGAGAAATGGCTCGTTACATTGGTCCCAAATGCAAACTGTCTCGTCGTGAAGGCACAGATCTTTTCCTGAAAAGCGGTGTACGCGCTCTGGAATCGAAGTGCAACATCGAAGCAGCCCCAGGTATTCACGGTCAGCGCCGTGGTCGTCAGTCTGA is from Pseudomonas sp. TMP9 and encodes:
- the rpsM gene encoding 30S ribosomal protein S13, whose product is MARIAGVNIPDNKHTVISLTYIYGVGRTTAQKVCAAAGVNPAAKIKDLSDEQIEQLRGEVAKVNTEGDLRREVNMKIKRLMDLGCYRGLRHRRGLPVRGQRTKTNARSRKGPRKPIRK
- the rpsK gene encoding 30S ribosomal protein S11; amino-acid sequence: MAKPAARTRKKVKKTVVDGIAHIHASFNNTIVTITDRQGNALSWATSGGSGFRGSRKSTPFAAQVAAERAGQAALEYGLKNLDVNVKGPGPGRESAVRALNGCGYKIASITDVTPIPHNGCRPSKKRRV